The following proteins are co-located in the Flammeovirga kamogawensis genome:
- the nadA gene encoding quinolinate synthase NadA, with protein MLTTELKDRADQLGFIDVMENNPVDLKKEITRLKEEKNAVFLAHYYQDAEIQDLADFVGDSLALAQKAADTDADIILFAGVHFMAETAKIINPQKKVILPDFKAGCSLAEAAPPKEFSEFVKAHPDYTVVTYINSSAEVKAYTDITVTSTNALKIINSLPEDEKIIFAPDRNLGKYIMKETGRDMLLWDGACVVHEAFALEKILDLHKEYPHAKIIAHPESEMPLLKVAAFVGSTAALLKFVQEDDADAYIVATEAGILHKMREAVPHKNLIPAPSKEDNTCACSECHFMKMNTLEKVYNCLKYEYPEVDVEEDIRLKAIGSIERMFELS; from the coding sequence CTTAAAAGAAGAGAAAAATGCTGTCTTCTTAGCCCATTATTATCAAGATGCAGAAATTCAAGATCTTGCTGACTTTGTTGGTGATAGTTTGGCCTTAGCACAAAAAGCTGCGGATACTGATGCTGATATTATATTATTTGCAGGTGTTCATTTTATGGCTGAAACAGCAAAAATTATTAATCCTCAAAAGAAGGTAATCCTACCTGATTTTAAAGCAGGCTGCTCTTTAGCAGAAGCTGCTCCTCCAAAAGAATTTTCTGAGTTTGTAAAAGCTCACCCTGATTATACTGTAGTTACTTATATTAATTCGTCTGCAGAAGTAAAAGCTTATACAGATATAACTGTTACTTCTACAAATGCATTAAAAATTATAAATAGTTTACCTGAAGACGAGAAAATCATTTTTGCTCCCGATAGAAATTTGGGTAAGTATATCATGAAAGAAACAGGTAGAGATATGTTATTATGGGACGGAGCTTGTGTAGTGCATGAAGCATTTGCATTAGAGAAAATCCTTGACCTACATAAAGAATATCCTCACGCTAAGATTATAGCTCACCCAGAATCTGAAATGCCTTTATTAAAAGTTGCTGCTTTTGTAGGATCTACTGCTGCACTTTTAAAATTTGTTCAAGAAGATGACGCTGATGCTTACATTGTAGCTACAGAAGCCGGAATTCTACATAAAATGAGAGAAGCAGTTCCTCATAAGAATTTAATTCCAGCACCATCAAAAGAAGATAATACATGTGCATGTTCTGAATGTCACTTCATGAAAATGAATACCTTAGAAAAAGTGTACAATTGTTTAAAATATGAATATCCTGAAGTTGATGTTGAAGAAGACATTCGATTAAAAGCGATCGGTTCAATTGAAAGAATGTTTGAATTATCATAA